In one Arenibacter antarcticus genomic region, the following are encoded:
- a CDS encoding OprO/OprP family phosphate-selective porin has product MKKSIYLLALFFTATMLGQVHTDSSDLDSQNRINSTHNLPSGINGSAVTLGAYGEMLYNQPEGDNGELDVQRLVLLLGYRFNDKTQFFTEIELEHVEEIYVEQAFVNYNVANNVYLRGGLMLVPMGIINEHHEPTTFNGVERPEMDNVIVPTTWRELGVGVSGKLNTISLGYQAYIFNGFKSTEFNGDGGVSGFLKGENGLRGGRQKGIKSTVDSPTLSTKLDYYGIPGLKIGFATYFGKTQAADDIETLEGANIGIAMYGLDARYAYERFTARGQFVYASLSDTDKYNTLANRDLGSALQGYYVEGAFNLLPTTKEQKLYAFARYENYNTHADTAGNLTKNKAYDRTDLTTGLSYHIAPGVVLKADYQFRDNALSGDDVKNRLNLGIGVWF; this is encoded by the coding sequence ATGAAAAAGTCCATTTATCTTCTAGCTTTATTTTTCACAGCAACCATGTTAGGGCAGGTCCATACCGATTCATCGGATCTAGATTCACAGAACCGAATAAATTCTACACATAACTTACCTTCTGGCATCAATGGTTCTGCGGTAACCTTAGGGGCTTATGGGGAGATGCTGTACAATCAGCCAGAAGGTGATAATGGGGAGCTAGACGTACAGCGATTAGTGCTTTTGTTGGGATATCGATTTAATGATAAAACCCAATTCTTTACTGAAATTGAATTGGAGCATGTAGAGGAAATATATGTGGAGCAGGCATTTGTTAACTATAATGTAGCCAATAACGTATACCTAAGGGGCGGGTTAATGTTGGTCCCTATGGGGATTATTAATGAGCATCATGAGCCAACCACCTTTAATGGGGTAGAGCGGCCAGAAATGGACAATGTAATTGTTCCTACCACTTGGAGGGAACTTGGTGTTGGGGTCAGTGGAAAGTTGAATACTATATCTTTAGGTTATCAAGCTTATATTTTTAACGGATTTAAGTCTACCGAATTTAATGGCGATGGTGGTGTGTCAGGATTTCTTAAGGGAGAGAATGGCTTGCGAGGGGGAAGGCAGAAAGGAATAAAATCTACTGTAGACAGTCCAACCTTATCCACTAAATTGGATTATTATGGTATTCCTGGATTAAAAATTGGATTTGCCACGTATTTCGGCAAGACCCAGGCGGCAGATGATATTGAGACTCTGGAGGGGGCCAACATTGGCATAGCCATGTATGGTTTGGATGCGCGATATGCCTACGAGCGCTTTACAGCAAGAGGACAGTTTGTCTACGCCTCCTTATCGGATACGGACAAATACAATACGTTGGCCAATAGGGATTTAGGTAGTGCCTTGCAAGGATATTATGTAGAAGGAGCCTTTAATCTGTTGCCGACCACTAAGGAACAAAAATTATACGCTTTTGCCCGGTATGAAAACTATAATACCCATGCCGATACTGCTGGCAATCTAACCAAAAACAAAGCTTATGATAGAACGGATTTGACTACTGGATTAAGCTATCATATTGCTCCAGGTGTAGTTCTGAAGGCCGACTATCAATTTAGAGATAATGCATTATCCGGAGATGATGTTAAGAATCGTTTAAACCTGGGTATAGGGGTTTGGTTTTAA
- a CDS encoding FMN-binding protein, producing MLLFIALALFGYGLPEHLQKKVGKEIEKVFGSSTIVMNAIKVSVVDNAELPTKITTDNFFKLEKGTEFLGYIYVGNAPSKTATFDYLVVFDTDLTVIHSKILIYREEYGGEIGSKRWLQQFIGKTSSDRVDHNSNIDGISGATISVRSMTMAMDNLLQTIAILKNKNLL from the coding sequence TTGTTACTATTTATCGCATTGGCGTTATTTGGATATGGACTGCCCGAACATCTACAAAAGAAAGTAGGGAAGGAAATAGAAAAAGTCTTCGGATCCAGTACTATTGTTATGAATGCCATTAAGGTGTCAGTTGTAGACAACGCTGAACTTCCAACCAAAATAACTACTGATAATTTTTTTAAACTCGAAAAAGGCACGGAATTTCTGGGTTACATTTATGTTGGAAATGCACCTAGCAAAACGGCTACTTTTGATTATTTGGTGGTTTTCGACACTGATTTGACCGTAATACATTCCAAAATTTTAATTTATCGGGAGGAATATGGAGGTGAAATTGGCAGTAAACGATGGTTACAGCAATTTATTGGGAAAACCAGTAGTGATAGGGTAGATCACAATAGCAATATTGATGGCATTTCTGGAGCCACTATTTCTGTTCGCTCTATGACCATGGCTATGGATAATTTACTACAAACTATTGCAATTCTTAAAAATAAAAATCTGTTGTAA
- the guaB gene encoding IMP dehydrogenase, with protein sequence MKAHLHKIIGEGLTYDDVLLVPAFSEVLPREVNIQTKFTRNITINVPIVSAAMDTVTESRMAIAMAREGGIGVLHKNMSIEDQAQKVRRVKRAESGMILDPVTLPLNSTVGDAKANMKEYSIGGIPIVDDKGKLIGIVTNRDLRFEKNNERPIGEVMTFKNLVTVAEGTSLEQAEDILQVNKIEKLPVVDKNNVLVGLITFRDITKLTQKPIANKDQYGRLRVAAALGVTSDAVDRAEALVNAGVDAVIIDTAHGHTKGVVEVLKQVKARFPDLEVIVGNIATAEAAKYLVEAGADAVKVGIGPGSICTTRVVAGVGFPQFSAVLEVAAAIKGSGVPVIADGGIRYTGDIPKAIAAGADSVMLGSLLAGTKESPGETIIYEGRKYKTYRGMGSVEAMRQGSKDRYFQDVEDDIKKLVPEGIVGRVPYKGDLYESIHQFIGGLRAGMGYCGAKDVATLQETGRFVKITASGINESHPHDVTITKESPNYSR encoded by the coding sequence ATGAAAGCTCACCTACATAAAATTATTGGAGAAGGTCTAACTTACGATGACGTACTTTTAGTTCCTGCTTTTTCCGAGGTCCTGCCAAGGGAAGTCAACATTCAAACGAAATTCACAAGAAACATTACTATTAATGTGCCTATTGTTTCCGCAGCTATGGATACCGTTACGGAATCGCGTATGGCTATTGCTATGGCCCGTGAAGGTGGAATAGGCGTATTGCACAAGAACATGTCCATAGAGGATCAGGCCCAAAAGGTACGCCGGGTAAAACGGGCGGAAAGTGGTATGATCTTGGATCCGGTTACCCTTCCCTTAAATTCAACCGTAGGCGATGCCAAGGCCAATATGAAGGAATACAGTATTGGAGGAATACCAATTGTTGATGATAAAGGAAAATTGATCGGAATTGTGACCAATAGAGATCTTCGTTTCGAGAAAAATAACGAACGTCCAATTGGCGAAGTAATGACCTTTAAAAATCTGGTTACCGTGGCCGAGGGAACGTCCTTGGAGCAGGCGGAAGATATTTTACAGGTTAATAAGATCGAAAAGCTTCCGGTAGTGGATAAAAATAATGTCTTAGTTGGACTCATTACCTTTAGGGATATTACCAAACTTACCCAAAAACCAATTGCAAATAAAGACCAGTATGGAAGATTACGGGTCGCTGCGGCCTTGGGAGTTACTTCCGATGCGGTTGATAGGGCAGAGGCGCTTGTAAATGCTGGTGTGGATGCAGTTATAATAGATACGGCCCATGGCCATACCAAAGGGGTAGTTGAGGTATTGAAACAAGTAAAAGCCAGATTTCCTGATTTAGAAGTCATTGTAGGTAATATTGCTACTGCTGAGGCTGCCAAATATTTGGTGGAAGCCGGTGCAGATGCGGTTAAAGTAGGGATAGGCCCTGGGTCTATCTGTACGACCAGAGTGGTTGCAGGTGTTGGTTTTCCACAGTTTTCTGCAGTTCTGGAAGTTGCTGCCGCCATTAAAGGTAGTGGAGTTCCTGTTATTGCCGATGGAGGGATCCGATATACTGGAGATATCCCTAAAGCGATTGCGGCAGGTGCCGACTCTGTAATGCTGGGATCACTATTAGCAGGGACCAAAGAATCGCCAGGAGAGACCATAATCTACGAAGGACGAAAGTACAAGACCTATAGGGGAATGGGCTCCGTTGAGGCTATGAGGCAAGGAAGTAAGGATCGATATTTCCAAGATGTGGAAGACGATATTAAAAAGTTGGTGCCAGAAGGAATCGTGGGACGTGTACCTTATAAAGGAGATTTATATGAAAGTATTCATCAGTTTATAGGGGGATTACGTGCCGGAATGGGGTATTGTGGAGCAAAAGATGTCGCAACACTACAGGAAACTGGAAGATTTGTTAAGATTACAGCGAGCGGTATTAACGAAAGTCATCCGCACGATGTAACCATCACAAAAGAATCCCCTAACTATAGTAGGTAG
- a CDS encoding thioredoxin family protein has product MVNKSVYTLIAMFGLALIPFSGMAQAVKWLSWEEAVQLAETDKNPKKIFVDVYTDWCGWCKKMDKDTFQDPKVAEYMSKTYYMVKLDGEGKDPIEFKGRTFKFVPSGRNGYHEFAAALMQGKMSYPTTIFLDEKVNMLSPVPGYQKPEPFLKIAKYFGDDIHKEKDWQAYDSESK; this is encoded by the coding sequence ATGGTAAATAAATCCGTTTACACCCTAATAGCAATGTTTGGTCTAGCATTAATACCTTTTAGCGGTATGGCTCAGGCCGTGAAATGGTTGAGTTGGGAAGAAGCTGTACAACTGGCAGAAACCGATAAAAATCCTAAGAAAATTTTTGTGGACGTCTACACCGATTGGTGTGGATGGTGCAAAAAAATGGACAAGGACACTTTTCAGGATCCTAAGGTTGCGGAGTATATGTCCAAAACCTATTATATGGTAAAGTTGGACGGAGAAGGTAAGGACCCTATTGAATTTAAAGGTCGGACTTTTAAATTTGTTCCCTCGGGAAGAAACGGGTACCACGAATTTGCTGCCGCATTAATGCAAGGCAAAATGAGCTATCCTACCACTATTTTTTTAGATGAAAAAGTTAATATGCTTTCCCCCGTTCCTGGGTATCAAAAGCCAGAACCATTTTTAAAAATCGCCAAATATTTTGGTGATGACATTCATAAAGAAAAGGATTGGCAGGCCTACGATAGTGAAAGCAAATAA
- the lysA gene encoding diaminopimelate decarboxylase, which translates to MQRTDLLKIAKTYGDPVYVYDSEKIISQFHRLTNAFKGVKKLKLNYAAKALSNITILRLMNSLGSGLDTVSIQEVQLGLLAGFAPDDIIFTPNGVSLEEIEEASKLGVRINIDNLSILEQFGSKHPDVPICIRINPHVMAGGNSNISVGHIDSKFGISIHQIPHLLRIVKLTNMNVNGIHMHTGSDILDIDVFLYASEILFETAKNFDNLEFIDFGSGFKVPYKEGDIETNIEELGSKLSNRFNTFCKEYGRELTLAFEPGKFLVSEAGVFLAKVNVVKQTTSTVFASVDSGFNHLIRPMLYGATHFIENISNPNGRERYYSVVGYICETDTFASNKRINQITEGDILCFKNAGAYCFTMASNYNSRYRPAEVLWHEGKAILIRERETFEDLIKNQIDAKNLFAPAVEKAVAK; encoded by the coding sequence ATGCAACGAACTGATCTATTAAAGATAGCTAAAACATATGGTGACCCTGTATATGTTTATGATTCGGAAAAAATTATTTCCCAATTCCATCGATTGACAAATGCATTTAAGGGTGTCAAGAAGTTGAAGTTAAATTATGCCGCCAAAGCCCTTTCAAACATTACCATTTTAAGGTTAATGAACAGTTTAGGCAGTGGTTTGGACACCGTTTCCATTCAGGAAGTCCAACTGGGATTATTAGCTGGATTTGCACCCGATGATATCATTTTCACGCCTAACGGCGTATCCTTGGAAGAGATTGAAGAAGCGTCCAAATTAGGGGTTCGCATCAATATAGACAACCTATCCATTTTGGAGCAGTTTGGCAGCAAGCATCCAGATGTGCCTATCTGTATCAGAATAAACCCCCATGTTATGGCCGGAGGCAACTCTAATATATCTGTGGGTCATATAGATTCTAAATTTGGGATTAGCATTCATCAAATTCCACATTTGCTCCGTATTGTAAAGTTGACCAATATGAACGTTAATGGGATACACATGCATACTGGTAGCGATATACTGGATATAGATGTATTTCTATACGCATCGGAGATTTTATTTGAAACAGCCAAAAATTTTGACAACCTAGAGTTCATCGATTTTGGAAGTGGTTTTAAAGTACCGTACAAAGAGGGTGACATAGAAACCAATATTGAAGAATTGGGGAGTAAATTGTCTAACCGTTTCAATACATTCTGCAAGGAATACGGTAGGGAACTTACGCTTGCCTTTGAACCTGGCAAGTTTTTAGTGAGTGAGGCCGGTGTTTTCTTGGCGAAGGTAAACGTTGTAAAACAGACGACCTCTACGGTGTTTGCCAGTGTAGATTCCGGATTCAATCATTTGATTCGTCCAATGCTTTACGGTGCCACCCATTTCATAGAGAACATTTCCAATCCAAACGGACGTGAGCGCTACTACTCCGTAGTCGGTTATATTTGTGAGACCGATACCTTTGCTAGCAATAAAAGGATCAATCAAATTACTGAGGGGGATATACTTTGCTTTAAAAATGCTGGTGCCTATTGCTTTACCATGGCCAGTAATTACAATTCCAGATACAGGCCAGCAGAAGTGCTTTGGCACGAAGGGAAAGCTATATTGATAAGGGAGCGCGAGACCTTTGAGGACCTAATCAAAAACCAAATAGACGCCAAAAATCTTTTTGCCCCAGCCGTTGAAAAAGCAGTAGCAAAATAA
- the sucC gene encoding ADP-forming succinate--CoA ligase subunit beta, protein MNLHEYQGKEILASFGVRIQRGVVAHNAKEAVEAAKQLTQETGTGWHVIKAQVHAGGRGKGGGVKLAKNLREVEEIAGNIIGMNLVTPQTSAEGKRVHKVLVAEDVYYPGDSETKEFYMSVLLNRASGRNMIMYSTEGGMDIEEVAENTPDLIFTEEIDPATGLLPFQARKIAFNLGLSGTAFKEMTKFVSNLYKAYIESDASMFEINPVLKTSDDLIMAVDAKVSIDDNALYRRKQYAEMRDLREENAIEVEARAVGLNYVDLDGNVGCMVNGAGLAMATMDLIKMAGGEPANFLDVGGTADAKRVEEAFRIILKDPAVKCILINIFGGIVRCDRVAQGIVDAYKNMGDAIKVPIIVRLQGTNAELAKEIIDNSGLAVHSAVQFQEAADKVKEVLA, encoded by the coding sequence ATGAACCTTCACGAATATCAGGGAAAAGAGATTTTAGCAAGCTTTGGCGTGCGTATCCAACGCGGAGTGGTTGCACATAATGCTAAGGAAGCGGTAGAGGCCGCTAAACAATTGACACAGGAAACAGGAACCGGCTGGCATGTTATAAAGGCTCAGGTTCATGCTGGAGGACGTGGTAAAGGTGGCGGTGTTAAACTTGCCAAGAACTTGCGGGAGGTAGAGGAAATCGCAGGAAATATTATTGGAATGAACCTAGTGACTCCACAAACTTCAGCTGAAGGAAAAAGGGTTCATAAGGTTTTGGTGGCGGAAGATGTTTATTATCCAGGCGATAGCGAAACCAAAGAATTTTATATGTCTGTCTTGCTTAATAGAGCAAGTGGAAGAAATATGATTATGTATTCTACCGAAGGTGGAATGGATATAGAGGAAGTGGCGGAAAATACCCCGGATCTAATTTTTACGGAGGAAATAGACCCGGCAACAGGTTTGCTTCCTTTTCAAGCAAGGAAAATTGCCTTTAACCTAGGATTATCGGGAACGGCATTCAAGGAAATGACCAAATTTGTATCCAACCTGTATAAAGCATATATAGAAAGTGATGCAAGTATGTTCGAGATAAACCCAGTTCTTAAGACTTCAGACGATCTGATCATGGCAGTAGATGCTAAAGTCTCCATAGATGATAATGCTTTGTACAGAAGAAAGCAATATGCTGAAATGAGGGATTTACGAGAGGAAAATGCGATCGAGGTAGAGGCAAGAGCAGTCGGTCTTAACTATGTGGATCTCGATGGTAATGTTGGATGTATGGTAAACGGGGCTGGTCTGGCCATGGCTACTATGGATCTGATTAAAATGGCTGGAGGGGAGCCTGCAAACTTTTTGGATGTAGGTGGTACTGCAGATGCCAAAAGAGTTGAAGAGGCGTTTAGGATTATTCTTAAAGATCCAGCTGTAAAATGTATCCTCATCAATATTTTTGGAGGAATAGTGCGTTGTGATAGAGTGGCGCAAGGAATTGTGGATGCCTATAAGAATATGGGGGATGCCATTAAGGTTCCTATTATTGTTAGATTACAGGGTACCAATGCCGAGTTGGCAAAAGAAATTATAGATAATTCAGGATTGGCTGTACATTCTGCCGTCCAATTCCAAGAAGCTGCCGATAAGGTTAAGGAGGTCTTGGCGTAA
- a CDS encoding DUF1456 family protein yields the protein MTNNDILKKLRVALKLRNDEIVDILELVDFKITKSELGALFRKEDHPNYTECGDQILRNFLNGMVIHYRGTKENPKDPENSLPKPAKSKPSSTGSRPSFKESQQKRVDQDISPVKYKNKKKS from the coding sequence ATGACCAATAACGATATTCTTAAGAAGTTGCGGGTAGCCTTAAAGCTTAGGAACGACGAAATAGTGGATATTTTAGAACTGGTAGATTTTAAAATAACCAAGAGCGAGTTGGGGGCTTTATTCAGAAAAGAAGACCATCCGAATTACACAGAATGTGGAGATCAAATTTTAAGAAATTTCTTGAACGGAATGGTTATTCACTACAGAGGGACCAAGGAAAATCCTAAAGATCCGGAGAACAGCCTGCCTAAACCTGCAAAAAGCAAACCCTCCTCGACAGGGTCAAGACCTTCATTTAAAGAGTCGCAACAAAAACGAGTTGATCAGGACATCTCACCCGTAAAATACAAGAACAAAAAAAAGTCCTGA
- a CDS encoding TerB family tellurite resistance protein, whose product MNSREEKFSLLSEMITFVKANRAIKDSEYDFLIQIAAQLGVDKETFDSLFHRKVEKLLPNTEGERILQFHRLVLLMNIDQQQTSSEVVRLHNIGLRFGLPPAAIEQVLKVMHNYPNKVVPPKVLINIFKAHYN is encoded by the coding sequence ATGAATAGTCGAGAGGAGAAATTTAGTCTGTTATCAGAAATGATCACCTTTGTCAAGGCGAATCGGGCCATTAAAGATTCCGAATATGATTTTTTGATACAGATAGCTGCGCAGCTAGGGGTGGATAAGGAGACCTTTGATTCCCTCTTTCATAGAAAAGTAGAAAAACTGCTGCCCAACACAGAGGGGGAACGTATTCTGCAGTTTCATCGGTTGGTTTTGTTGATGAACATAGATCAACAGCAAACTTCCTCGGAAGTGGTGCGGCTCCATAATATAGGACTGCGATTTGGATTGCCCCCAGCAGCAATTGAGCAAGTCTTGAAAGTGATGCACAACTATCCCAATAAGGTGGTTCCGCCTAAAGTGCTGATTAATATTTTTAAGGCGCATTACAACTAA